The following DNA comes from Mugil cephalus isolate CIBA_MC_2020 chromosome 6, CIBA_Mcephalus_1.1, whole genome shotgun sequence.
ACGCCGAGCCGAGCACTGACCTTGTCCGCCTGGATCACAAAAGACAAAGTAGTAAATGGTTTTGTAACTAAAAACCAGGTCAGGTGTAGTTTTTCTCTGTTGAACCCTGAAATCCTCACCATGTCCTTGATGTAGATACTGGTATAAATGTTTCTCAGGTCCTGTTTCACCAAAGGGCAGGCTTCGTCTGCTTTAGTGAGCAGGACCAGCTGAGGAATCCCTggagacacaaaacagaaaggaaaagagcaAGAGTCATcaaatcagaaaataacaaattcaaGCGCTGGATAACAGAGGTCATTGAGTTCAGGCAGCCTGCGGACTGGACCATGAatgaggacgggggggggggggggtattcaTGCTCTGTCACGTGGGACTTTCTCCTCCAGAGACCATCGGACGAGTTCAACCTGTCAAGTCTGTCACGCCTACAGGAGGAACACCTTTTAAATGACACATCACATCTACGAGATGATGCCTCTGAAGAAGACTGCAGGTGGCAATCGAAACCTGTCAGGTATTTAACATCTTACCTATTCCTAttgtgttaataaataaaaacccttttTTGGACCTCGTTGGCCTCGTTGCCCTTTCGTCCTGTTTTTCCACATCTCCTGAAATCTCATGATAGAACAACGTGCCCACGATATGGATCCAGTGGACACTTTCCATTTTGAGGCCGATGAAAGAAGGCAAGTCATTTCTTGTTGACAAGAACAAATGTTGGACTTCACACCTCAGTTCAGGCCTGAGTACCAGCCATTTTTGGGTACTTGCCTAGGCCTGAGGAACCGACAGGGAGACATGGCCCTGACAGCATGCTAGCCAGCAGCCAGATTAACCCCAGTGACTTGTTCCGACGCCCAGATTCACTCCGGCTCCTGTCTCCATTACGAGGGTAGCTTCAGCCCCTATTATGGCTCCTGCGCCGGCTCCAGTGTCGACTCCTGCCCCCGTGCCTGCTTCTGCCCTGCCGTCCTCTGGAGGGGCCCGCTCTGTCTTCCCGGCCTCCGTCCAGGTCGCCCTCCCTGGGCTTGGTTCGTTCTGCCCACCCTGTCCTGTTGGGCCTGTTTTAGTAATGTCTGGGAACCTTGGTTCTGTGGTTCTGAgtccttgtcttttatttttgagtatgtttcctgttttattttgttacgtttcttggtttcctgttctGAAACTCCCCATGTTTTACTTTGATtgctgattggtttctccttgtgtgctccgtcctcattagtttcacctgtgtctcgtcatcccgCTGCccctgtgtgtgaatatatagtccttccttccctttgtcCCCAGTCGTTCTTGTCCTCATGATCCAGTCTCCCTGTATTTCAACTCTTGGCCATCTTTCTGtgttcttgtgttgtgttttggattTCCTGCCTCCCACAGTGCcttttgtttaataaaaaccCTTTATTGGGACCCTGGCTTCATCACCCTTTGGTGAAAatccatgaaaatgaaaaccatgAAAATCCATGAAAATCTCACGACACAAGtcatgttttcagcatgaggacaacttaCGTGTAACAACAGACAGCctcacaaatgtaaacaaaaatggagggaggagagagatgtgcATTTTATAACTGGAAATACCGCCACTATTTTGACTTTATGTGAGGGAGGGATAAATACATTTCCAGCATTAATCTCTGACCCCTTCAACACATCCCTTCATACTCTGTCATCCATCCCTTCAACTGTTCTCATCCGCCCCTCTCATCCATTCTCATCCCCTTCATCCCTTCTTATCCATCACTTGCATTAATGAACCTTGACCCATGACCCTATTTGCCAGTTCACTGCTTATAATTCCTTCAACCACTTATATTTGGTACTGACCACTGCTTTAAACACATCaactctgaggacaaaatgtccaCTTGCTGCCTCAGATCTCCCACCCACCCAGGTTCCATCGTAGCAGATCATGCTTGATAAGTTCATACACACAGTACAGTATAGTGAATATCTTccttattcatattcatattcatattcatattcatgaaTAAGGGACTTCATCCTACTGACCCATTGAGTTGACCTTTTTGCGAATtgcctccagcttctcctccagcttttcAGGCATGATGGAGATCTTGCAGGTATCCAGTACGTAGACTACACAGTGGATCTTGTCCTTGAGCTCTGGAGACTTGATATAGCCATAGGCCTCTGAATGCAGCGCAGCAGAGGGGTTGAACTGAGTCAAACATTTGAGGAGAAAGGAATGAATTAACTCAAAGTTAAATGAACATGCAAAACATCCTTCTTGATTAAATACTGTACCTGATAACGGTCTGGCAGATGACCTTCAACAATACTGCTGATGTCATTTATATCAAGGCCTGCTCCTGTGCTTTCCTCCAGCCCCATGGTATCACATATTATGATTGGCAGACGTTTGCCGTCCCGCCCATCTTTCAGAGGATAGGCACGAAACTACCAGATACAAAGTGATGGAGTGAcagattttcatatttttcatttcaaaatcacCATAAATACAAATCATTAGCTTGATGGCACCAACCTGTGTGGTGAGGCTGGTGGCAGAGCTGCCAGACATGGCCTGGCTGGTGACATGTCCTCTGAATACAGAGTTGACAGAGTTAAAGAAGCTGGACTTTCCAGCTCCAATTGGTCCAACGAGCAAAACTTTAACCTGGGACACGGAGCTGTCCGCGGGTTTGTAGGTTTTAATGCTCTCCATCAGCTCTGTCCTCTTCCTGTAGAAATGAGAAGATAAAGACCTTTTATCTTGTGAAAATGGTTTTGATTGTAACGGATTATAGTCAGCTAACATATGACATTAGTAGCTGTGCTCCtagaaaaacatgacaaactattttattgtaactattctgttttttattgttattgttgttattatgacCTAAAATAATCAATGCATTGAATTAACTGAAGTTTGTTTTCTATTAGATCAAATAGTTTATAGTTAATGTATATTATAGAAAAGTAACGAATGTTAACGACGCTGCAGCATGGTGACTCTTACTCAGATTCCCAGATTATAGTCCTCCATGGTCTCTCAAGTTCAGTGGCATCTGTTGAAAagcaaatataatttaattaaaccaaaatgaATGAggatattaaaaacacatacaacCTGTCTGAGTTATCCTCATTATGAGTTCCCAGCTTTAAATTGTGCTCACATCAGCTGTGAAATAGACTGAGGGGCTTTAAAACCAAAGTAATTTAACTGTCCCACATTAAGTTCTAGTCACTCTCATTTTAATTCTCCAACTACCAATTCTACTCCTTCAACAGATGGTGTAAATATTTGCAGGCTGTGTGATGTGAACACAGCAATAATAACTCTAGTATTATCGCTGCTCACTATAGCGAACTTACCCTCCACCTGGTAGACTTCACACTCATTCAGGACGAGGTCATTTCCGTGCATTTCTGCAGCGTCAAAGTTGTAATACTTTCCTGGACTGCTATAAACTATAGGATTGTTTAGATTGGCTAGAGCCAATGCATCCCCAAAGTAAGGACCAGAGTTATTCATCATTCTCACTGCATATGAAGAGTTACTGACTGGATATTTGTGGAGATTTTCTCCTTTAAACGTGAAAAGAAAGGCCTTGTCATCTTGGACATACTGTCCAGACTGAGAAAAAGGTTGTTGGGTGTATCCTCCAAACACAAAGCCAGAGGTGTTATAGCCCACAGACACAGTGGGACAGCGGCTGTCACATCGTTGGTGGAAGGCTGCACTGGTGTATCCATGGACGCTGGCCTTGTACAGCAGCTGCAGTTTGACCCTTCCCAGCTGAGAGCAGATCGTTCTCTGCTTGTTCACTGTTAGTTGAGGGTTCATAGTGGACAGATGTTCTGTTCAGATGTTATgagtctaaaaaaaacaacaaaaatgcattaaaaaagtatttagaCTAACTATATCAACTATGTTTCACCAGATGTTTATCTCATTACACAATTAATTAACATCAACAAATTAAAcccataaatcataaataatgtCACAAACAGCATGAAAATCTGAATCACACCCAAACACTTAGTtactttatataatatattacaaCTAACTTCCTGCAACCAGAGTATAAAAAGATTACCAGAGATTTCAGGAGAGAttgaatttgatttaatttgctACTTCATCTTTTTTGAATTTA
Coding sequences within:
- the LOC125008985 gene encoding interferon-induced protein 44-like, giving the protein MNPQLTVNKQRTICSQLGRVKLQLLYKASVHGYTSAAFHQRCDSRCPTVSVGYNTSGFVFGGYTQQPFSQSGQYVQDDKAFLFTFKGENLHKYPVSNSSYAVRMMNNSGPYFGDALALANLNNPIVYSSPGKYYNFDAAEMHGNDLVLNECEVYQVEDATELERPWRTIIWESEKRTELMESIKTYKPADSSVSQVKVLLVGPIGAGKSSFFNSVNSVFRGHVTSQAMSGSSATSLTTQFRAYPLKDGRDGKRLPIIICDTMGLEESTGAGLDINDISSIVEGHLPDRYQFNPSAALHSEAYGYIKSPELKDKIHCVVYVLDTCKISIMPEKLEEKLEAIRKKVNSMGIPQLVLLTKADEACPLVKQDLRNIYTSIYIKDMADKVSARLGVPLSCFVAVKNYSEESELNLNSDILILSAINQMLRFADNYFDDLS